One stretch of Daphnia pulicaria isolate SC F1-1A chromosome 8, SC_F0-13Bv2, whole genome shotgun sequence DNA includes these proteins:
- the LOC124311092 gene encoding putative uncharacterized protein DDB_G0287457, translated as MAATETRSSDGVVYVKRDLYPGINSAAMEDDEDVERRHHRHCDDDEDDDVDHRPPVLKLARYAISPTVPSLLSLHHHHHNGYTNHHMYADSHPMTSPIPRRKQARPRRRSGDSSSSPPSSAADHHGNYRSTPSPVQDMPEDLSVKKSSPSLEMDRQESEENQSGRNSNDQDSHRSDTPLPVPSLKADSVNSDSAKSEFSLAERNSLFSPGPSRTPGPRTTPPMISNSILSMTPIHQSDRRKGQHSAPRGGPPRAWTNGDLTEALNHVWNRKMTTSQASRVFGIPYNSLLMYVRGKYGKSLKLDTLRKETLEGEAMALAASTRGSYKLAAAAAAAAAAAAGSPTGSNNSNNPKTKPTKENGGTKSVPATPSPTAGTKNVNNNNNNNNNMNNHNHKNHNNNNNDVKVSKNNGPAIPGPLNLAGVYPQPQHRLNEMEALGMAGLAHAAGLGGFGGVNPYLSYFCDFSFPMPMGLGAGLLQAATGAAAGANKHHHRAVVEQHQGLLRKSVKSPSKHHRAKKSAISDLETDDHKAEKDADDGGSSPPLRLTVPMDRHQTGQV; from the exons atggccgCAACCGAAACCCGATCGAGTGACGGCGTTGTCTACGTCAAACGCGACTTGTATCCAGGAATCAATTCGGCCGCCATGGAAGACGACGAGGATGTTGAGCGGCGACACCATCGCCATTGCGACGACGAtgaggacgacgacgtcgaTCACAGGCCGCCCGTCCTAAAACTGGCCCGTTACGCCATTTCGCCCACCGTTCCGTCTCTCCTCtcgcttcatcatcatcaccacaACGGCTACACCAATCATCACATGTACGCCGATTCGCATCCAATGACGTCACCCATTCCGCGCCGGAAACAGGCCAGGCCCAGAAGGAGATCGGGCGATTCTTCGTCTTCGCCGCCGTCGTCGGCCGCCGATCATCACGGCAATTACAGGTCGACTCCGTCACCCGTTCAGGACATGCCCGAAGATCTTTCCGTCAAGAAATCTTCGCCATCGCTG GAGATGGACAGGCAAGAAAGTGAGGAGAATCAGTCGGGACGGAATAGCAACGATCAGGATAGCCATCGCAGTGACACACCGTTGCCAGTGCCTTCATTGAAAGCTGATAGCGTCAATAGCGACAGCGCCAAGAGC GAATTCAGTTTGGCCGAGAGAAACAGTTTGTTCTCTCCGGGTCCATCCAGAACGCCTGGACCGAGGACTACTCCGCCGATGATATCCAATTCGATCCTCTCAATGACGCCAATTCACCAAt CTGATCGACGCAAAGGCCAGCACAGCGCACCCCGTGGCGGCCCACCTCGCGCCTGGACCAACGGTGACTTGACGGAAGCGTTGAACCACGTCTGGAACCGGAAGATGACGACGTCGCAAGCGTCTAGGGTCTTTGGCATCCCTTACAACAGCCTGTTGATGTACGTCCGCGGCAAGTACGGCAAGTCGCTCAAGCTGGACACGCTGCGCAAAGAGACGCTGGAAGGCGAAGCCATGGCCCTGGCCGCTTCCACCAGGGGCTCGTACAagttggcggcggcggctgctgcaGCGGCGGCCGCAGCCGCAGGTTCCCCGAccggcagcaacaacagcaacaacccgAAAACTAAACCAACGAAAGAAAATGGTGGGACTAAAAGCGTTCCGGCCACGCCCAGCCCGACTGCCGGCACTAAAAAcgtcaacaacaataacaacaacaacaacaacatgaacAACCACAATCACAAgaatcacaacaacaacaacaacgacgttAAAGTCTCTAAGAACAACGGACCCGCCATCCCGGGGCCTTTGAATTTGGCGGGCGTTTATCCGCAGCCGCAGCATCGCCTCAACGAAATGGAAGCGCTCGGAATGGCCGGATTGGCTCACGCGGCCGGATTGGGCGGTTTCGGAGGTGTCAACCCTTACCTGAGCTACTTTTGCGACTTCTCCTTCCCCATGCCTATGGGGTTAGGAGCAGGTCTACTGCAAGCGGCCACAGGTGCGGCAGCGGGAGCCAATAAACATCACCACCGGGCGGTCGTCGAACAACATCAGGGACTGTTGAGGAAATCGGTCAAATCTCCGAGTAAACATCACCGAGCCAAAAAATCGGCCATTTCCGACCTGGAGACGGATGATCACAAAGCGGAAAAAGATGCGGATGATGGCGGATCCAGTCCTCCGCTTCGCTTGACTGTGCCGATGGATCGGCACCAAACCGGTCAAGTTTGA